In Thunnus thynnus chromosome 4, fThuThy2.1, whole genome shotgun sequence, a genomic segment contains:
- the LOC137181699 gene encoding RNA-binding motif, single-stranded-interacting protein 2-like isoform X2, whose amino-acid sequence MLLSVPPRAGINPYNGYNSRNSKKAYVSSGHQMAPPSPNTNSSSNSSGVGGEQLSKTNLYIRGLHPGTTDQDLVKLCQPYGKIVSTKAILDKTTNKCKGYGFVDFDSPAAAQKAVTALKSSGVQAQMAKQQEQDPTNLYISNLPVSMDEQELESMLKSFGQVISTRILRDANGTSRGVGFARMESTEKCEAIIQHFNGKFIKTPPGVPVPTEPLLCKFADGGQKKRQNQGKYLQNGRPWARDGETGGMTLAYDPTALQNGFYSSPYSLAPNRMIAQTSLSPYMHSPVSSYQVHSPSWMHHQSYLMQPAGTVLTPTMDHAMSIQPTSMMGPLTQQLSHLSLGSTGTYIPANTTMQGTYIPQYTPVPPSSVPVEENGGQQQQVAMETPAEHTNYSYQHTK is encoded by the exons GCCTATGTGTCCTCCGGCCACCAGATGGCGCCCCCCAGTCCCAACACCAACagtagcagcaacagcagcggCGTGGGAGGAGAACAGCTGAGTAAAACTAACCTGTATATCCGTGGCCTCCATCCGGGGACCACAGACCAAGACCTGGTCAAGCTCTGCCAACC GTATGGCAAGATTGTGTCGACCAAGGCGATCTTGGATAAAACCACCAACAAATGTAAAG GGTATGGCTTTGTGGACTTTGACagtccagcagcagcacagaaagCTGTTACAGCTCTGAAGTCCAGTGGGGTCCAGGCTCAAATGGCCAAA CAACAGGAGCAGGACCCCACCAACCTCTACATCTCCAACCTGCCAGTGTCTATGGATGAGCAAGAGCTGGAGAGCATGCTCAAGTCCTTCGGCCAGGTCATCTCCACACGTATCCTGCGAGATGCCAACGGGACCAGCCGCGGTGTCGGATTCGCCAG AATGGAGTCCACAGAGAAGTGCGAGGCCATAATTCAGCATTTCAATGGCAAATTCATCAAGACTCCACCAGGAGTGCCTG TGCCCACAGAGCCCTTATTATGTAAGTTTGCAGACGGAGGTCAGAAGAAGAGGCAGAACCAGGGGAAGTATCTCCAGAATGGACGGCCCTGGGCTAGAGACGGAGAGACT GGAGGAATGACGCTTGCGTATGACCCCACAGCCTTACAAAATGG CTTCTACTCCTCACCTTACAGTCTGGCTCCAAACCGAATGATCGCCCAGACTTCCCTCTCACCCTATATGCATTCACCTGTCTCATCCTACCAG GTACACAGCCCGTCCTGGATGCACCATCAGTCATACCTCATGCAGCCAGCT GGTACAGTTCTTACCCCAACTATGGATCATGCCATGTCCATCCAGCCCACGTCCATGATGGGACCTCTCACCCAGCAGCTAAGCCACCTGTCCCTGGGCAGCACGGGCACA TATATTCCGGCCAACACAACTATGCAGGGGACCTACATCCCCCAGTACACCCCAGTGCCTCCCTCCAGTGTCCCAGTAGAG GAGAATGGCGGTCAACAGCAACAGGTTGCCATGGAGACTCCTGCAGAACACACAAACTACTCGTACCAACACACCAAGTGA
- the faim2b gene encoding fas apoptotic inhibitory molecule 2b isoform X2, with translation MKKGKVTNDNEPPSYQEATAGYDEMQAQFSFDDKTIRRTFIRKVYAILMVQLFVTVAIVGLFTFCAPVRFFIQTHPGLYMASYLMFFATYIALSCCGDLRRQFPWNIILLVLFTLSMAFMMGFVSSFYNTKSVVLCLGITSLVCLSVTIFSFQSKIDITSCQGVLFSLCMVMLLCAITLSIVVPFGYVPWLHAIYAVLGAILFTLFLAFDTQLLLGNKRFTISPEEYVFATLSIYLDIIYLFSFLLQIMGGGRE, from the exons atgaaaaaggGAAAG GTGACCAATGACAATGAGCCACCCAGTTACCAGGAGGCAACTGCAG GCTATGACGAGATGCAGGCCCAGTTTTCTTTTGATGACAAGACCATCAGGCGGACCTTCATCAGGAAG GTCTACGCCATTCTCATGGTTCAGCTGTTTGTGACTGTAGCAATTGTTGGTCTCTTCACATTTTG CGCACCTGTGAGGTTTTTTATTCAGACTCATCCCGGCTTGTACATGGCATCTTA TCTCATGTTTTTCGCCACCTACATCGCACTGTCCTGCTGTGGGGATTTGAG ACGGCAGTTTCCCTGGAACATCATTTTATTAGTTCTCTTT ACTCTGAGCATGGCCTTCATGATGGGATTTGTGTCGAG ctTTTACAACACAAAGTCAGTGGTTCTGTGTCTGGGAATCACATCTCTGGTGTGTCTTTCTGTCACCATCTTCAGCTTCCAGAGCAAG ATTGACATCACATCCTGTCAGGGCgtcctattttctttgtgtatgGTCATGCTTCTCTGCGCCATCACCCTCTCCATTGTCGTCCCCTTTGGATAT GTTCCCTGGTTACATGCCATTTATGCTGTGTTGGGAGCCATCCTCTTTACTTTG TTCCTGGCATTTGACACTCAGTTGTTGTTAGGGAACAAGCGCTTCACCATAAGTCCAGAGGAATATGTGTTTGCCACACTCAGCATCTACCTGGACATTATTTACCTGTTCAGCTTCCTGCTACAGATCATGGGGGGCGGCCGCGAGTGA
- the LOC137181699 gene encoding RNA-binding motif, single-stranded-interacting protein 2-like isoform X1, whose product MLLSVPPRAGINPYNGYNSRNSKKQAYVSSGHQMAPPSPNTNSSSNSSGVGGEQLSKTNLYIRGLHPGTTDQDLVKLCQPYGKIVSTKAILDKTTNKCKGYGFVDFDSPAAAQKAVTALKSSGVQAQMAKQQEQDPTNLYISNLPVSMDEQELESMLKSFGQVISTRILRDANGTSRGVGFARMESTEKCEAIIQHFNGKFIKTPPGVPVPTEPLLCKFADGGQKKRQNQGKYLQNGRPWARDGETGGMTLAYDPTALQNGFYSSPYSLAPNRMIAQTSLSPYMHSPVSSYQVHSPSWMHHQSYLMQPAGTVLTPTMDHAMSIQPTSMMGPLTQQLSHLSLGSTGTYIPANTTMQGTYIPQYTPVPPSSVPVEENGGQQQQVAMETPAEHTNYSYQHTK is encoded by the exons CAGGCCTATGTGTCCTCCGGCCACCAGATGGCGCCCCCCAGTCCCAACACCAACagtagcagcaacagcagcggCGTGGGAGGAGAACAGCTGAGTAAAACTAACCTGTATATCCGTGGCCTCCATCCGGGGACCACAGACCAAGACCTGGTCAAGCTCTGCCAACC GTATGGCAAGATTGTGTCGACCAAGGCGATCTTGGATAAAACCACCAACAAATGTAAAG GGTATGGCTTTGTGGACTTTGACagtccagcagcagcacagaaagCTGTTACAGCTCTGAAGTCCAGTGGGGTCCAGGCTCAAATGGCCAAA CAACAGGAGCAGGACCCCACCAACCTCTACATCTCCAACCTGCCAGTGTCTATGGATGAGCAAGAGCTGGAGAGCATGCTCAAGTCCTTCGGCCAGGTCATCTCCACACGTATCCTGCGAGATGCCAACGGGACCAGCCGCGGTGTCGGATTCGCCAG AATGGAGTCCACAGAGAAGTGCGAGGCCATAATTCAGCATTTCAATGGCAAATTCATCAAGACTCCACCAGGAGTGCCTG TGCCCACAGAGCCCTTATTATGTAAGTTTGCAGACGGAGGTCAGAAGAAGAGGCAGAACCAGGGGAAGTATCTCCAGAATGGACGGCCCTGGGCTAGAGACGGAGAGACT GGAGGAATGACGCTTGCGTATGACCCCACAGCCTTACAAAATGG CTTCTACTCCTCACCTTACAGTCTGGCTCCAAACCGAATGATCGCCCAGACTTCCCTCTCACCCTATATGCATTCACCTGTCTCATCCTACCAG GTACACAGCCCGTCCTGGATGCACCATCAGTCATACCTCATGCAGCCAGCT GGTACAGTTCTTACCCCAACTATGGATCATGCCATGTCCATCCAGCCCACGTCCATGATGGGACCTCTCACCCAGCAGCTAAGCCACCTGTCCCTGGGCAGCACGGGCACA TATATTCCGGCCAACACAACTATGCAGGGGACCTACATCCCCCAGTACACCCCAGTGCCTCCCTCCAGTGTCCCAGTAGAG GAGAATGGCGGTCAACAGCAACAGGTTGCCATGGAGACTCCTGCAGAACACACAAACTACTCGTACCAACACACCAAGTGA
- the faim2b gene encoding fas apoptotic inhibitory molecule 2b isoform X1 yields the protein MKKGKQVTNDNEPPSYQEATAGYDEMQAQFSFDDKTIRRTFIRKVYAILMVQLFVTVAIVGLFTFCAPVRFFIQTHPGLYMASYLMFFATYIALSCCGDLRRQFPWNIILLVLFTLSMAFMMGFVSSFYNTKSVVLCLGITSLVCLSVTIFSFQSKIDITSCQGVLFSLCMVMLLCAITLSIVVPFGYVPWLHAIYAVLGAILFTLFLAFDTQLLLGNKRFTISPEEYVFATLSIYLDIIYLFSFLLQIMGGGRE from the exons atgaaaaaggGAAAG CAGGTGACCAATGACAATGAGCCACCCAGTTACCAGGAGGCAACTGCAG GCTATGACGAGATGCAGGCCCAGTTTTCTTTTGATGACAAGACCATCAGGCGGACCTTCATCAGGAAG GTCTACGCCATTCTCATGGTTCAGCTGTTTGTGACTGTAGCAATTGTTGGTCTCTTCACATTTTG CGCACCTGTGAGGTTTTTTATTCAGACTCATCCCGGCTTGTACATGGCATCTTA TCTCATGTTTTTCGCCACCTACATCGCACTGTCCTGCTGTGGGGATTTGAG ACGGCAGTTTCCCTGGAACATCATTTTATTAGTTCTCTTT ACTCTGAGCATGGCCTTCATGATGGGATTTGTGTCGAG ctTTTACAACACAAAGTCAGTGGTTCTGTGTCTGGGAATCACATCTCTGGTGTGTCTTTCTGTCACCATCTTCAGCTTCCAGAGCAAG ATTGACATCACATCCTGTCAGGGCgtcctattttctttgtgtatgGTCATGCTTCTCTGCGCCATCACCCTCTCCATTGTCGTCCCCTTTGGATAT GTTCCCTGGTTACATGCCATTTATGCTGTGTTGGGAGCCATCCTCTTTACTTTG TTCCTGGCATTTGACACTCAGTTGTTGTTAGGGAACAAGCGCTTCACCATAAGTCCAGAGGAATATGTGTTTGCCACACTCAGCATCTACCTGGACATTATTTACCTGTTCAGCTTCCTGCTACAGATCATGGGGGGCGGCCGCGAGTGA
- the LOC137181699 gene encoding RNA-binding motif, single-stranded-interacting protein 2-like isoform X3, with translation MLLSVPPRAGINPYNGYNSRNSKKQAYVSSGHQMAPPSPNTNSSSNSSGVGGEQLSKTNLYIRGLHPGTTDQDLVKLCQPYGKIVSTKAILDKTTNKCKGYGFVDFDSPAAAQKAVTALKSSGVQAQMAKQQEQDPTNLYISNLPVSMDEQELESMLKSFGQVISTRILRDANGTSRGVGFARMESTEKCEAIIQHFNGKFIKTPPGVPVPTEPLLCKFADGGQKKRQNQGKYLQNGRPWARDGETGGMTLAYDPTALQNGFYSSPYSLAPNRMIAQTSLSPYMHSPVSSYQVHSPSWMHHQSYLMQPAGTVLTPTMDHAMSIQPTSMMGPLTQQLSHLSLGSTGTENGGQQQQVAMETPAEHTNYSYQHTK, from the exons CAGGCCTATGTGTCCTCCGGCCACCAGATGGCGCCCCCCAGTCCCAACACCAACagtagcagcaacagcagcggCGTGGGAGGAGAACAGCTGAGTAAAACTAACCTGTATATCCGTGGCCTCCATCCGGGGACCACAGACCAAGACCTGGTCAAGCTCTGCCAACC GTATGGCAAGATTGTGTCGACCAAGGCGATCTTGGATAAAACCACCAACAAATGTAAAG GGTATGGCTTTGTGGACTTTGACagtccagcagcagcacagaaagCTGTTACAGCTCTGAAGTCCAGTGGGGTCCAGGCTCAAATGGCCAAA CAACAGGAGCAGGACCCCACCAACCTCTACATCTCCAACCTGCCAGTGTCTATGGATGAGCAAGAGCTGGAGAGCATGCTCAAGTCCTTCGGCCAGGTCATCTCCACACGTATCCTGCGAGATGCCAACGGGACCAGCCGCGGTGTCGGATTCGCCAG AATGGAGTCCACAGAGAAGTGCGAGGCCATAATTCAGCATTTCAATGGCAAATTCATCAAGACTCCACCAGGAGTGCCTG TGCCCACAGAGCCCTTATTATGTAAGTTTGCAGACGGAGGTCAGAAGAAGAGGCAGAACCAGGGGAAGTATCTCCAGAATGGACGGCCCTGGGCTAGAGACGGAGAGACT GGAGGAATGACGCTTGCGTATGACCCCACAGCCTTACAAAATGG CTTCTACTCCTCACCTTACAGTCTGGCTCCAAACCGAATGATCGCCCAGACTTCCCTCTCACCCTATATGCATTCACCTGTCTCATCCTACCAG GTACACAGCCCGTCCTGGATGCACCATCAGTCATACCTCATGCAGCCAGCT GGTACAGTTCTTACCCCAACTATGGATCATGCCATGTCCATCCAGCCCACGTCCATGATGGGACCTCTCACCCAGCAGCTAAGCCACCTGTCCCTGGGCAGCACGGGCACA GAGAATGGCGGTCAACAGCAACAGGTTGCCATGGAGACTCCTGCAGAACACACAAACTACTCGTACCAACACACCAAGTGA